One genomic region from Clarias gariepinus isolate MV-2021 ecotype Netherlands chromosome 20, CGAR_prim_01v2, whole genome shotgun sequence encodes:
- the LOC128508687 gene encoding mannosyl-oligosaccharide glucosidase-like gives MMQSSRLRQTNKNTERQRKENIGNGGSRSQKEEKSPVPYPKEKKKKKRMTTSKILINICIGLCIFSLVWIFYALYIQLAFVRRPVTLHLSPQVLDANSTSAAVSPERFWGSYRPQVYFGMKTRSPRSVVTGLMWMRQFSDNVNLRHTCEQGDGLSSYGWLMHDGVNFGMQQIRETDFTLTTSFVKRMGGKHGGDWTWRITSRQHSTADHPPVISLMFYVATDTQGSLHPHIEKTTRLSHVTGTSKELGKFKITFVKPTSGDTATNKYASYNYLQTRSPGLDQLTEIVKSSLSDKFVFSPSTAERKPYIAVDTYTPPPQQQNDNRIQSDFVVHQVTVQVPFQIEVLFESGSFHDRPNHLKGSVLSEEITRLKLSYNEKFEETFGLQAKGFTPAQVRFAKAALSNMLGGMGYFFGQSVVQSMHNEHAELYPEGALFTAVPSRSFSPWGFLWDEGFHQLLISKWDPQVTREAVAHWLDLINVDGWIPHEQILGDEALSKVPAEFVVQRTENANPPTFFLVLEEFLEQLEARPGAPHFRETLTFLQRLYPRLQAWFEWYNTTQTGPLPNSYRWRGRDKDTNQFLNPKTSTSGLDDYPRASHPSEDERHVDLHCWMVLASRTMMSISRLLGEPHQEYERTYLALSDNNLLSELHWSEQHYAFCDYGNHTRAVSLQQEQVDVPPEGMKQEEPVMGLVRSVRKPPKLQYVDALGYVSLFPFLLQILNPGCQKLKYILHDIRDPDHLWTPYGLRSLSRSDPMYMKRNTEHGAPYWRGAIWININYLALKALHHYSSIEGPYKEKAASLYQELRTNVINNMFKQYQETGYIWQHYSDSTGQGQGSHPFTGWSSLIVLIMAEEY, from the exons GCAGACCAACAAgaatacagaaagacagagaaaagagAACATCGGAAATGGAGGGTCTCGCTCTCAAAAGGAAGAGAAATCTCCAGTTCCTTACccgaaggaaaagaaaaagaagaaaagaatgaCTACTAGTAAGATCCTTATCAACATCTGCATCGGGTTGTGCATTTTCAGCCTGGTCTGGATATTTTATGCCCTGTACATTCAGTTGGCATTTGTCCGAAGACCAGTGACGCTTCACCTTTCACCTCAAGTCCTAGATGCCAACAGCACCAGCGCCGCCGTGTCTCCAGAGAGGTTCTGGGGCTCGTATCGGCCGCAGgtgtattttggcatgaaaaCAAGAAGTCCCAGGTCTGTCGTTACAG GATTAATGTGGATGAGGCAATTCTCGGACAATGTGAACCTGAGGCATACATGCGAGCAGGGGGATGGATTGAGTTCCTACGGTTGGCTGATGCACGATGGGGTCAATTTTGGCATGCAGCAGATCCGTGAGACAGATTTCACCCTGACGACATCCTTCGTGAAAAGGATGGGAGGGAAACATGGTGGCGACTGGACCTGGAGAATCACGAGCAGGCAGCAT AGCACTGCTGATCATCCCCCGGTCATCTCGTTGATGTTCTACGTGGCTACAGATACCCAGGGTTCCCTGCATCCTCACATAGAGAAAACCACACGCCTGAGCCATGTTACAGGCACTTCAAAGGAACTGGGAAAATTCAAAATCACTTTCGTCAAACCAACCAGTGGAGATACAGCTACCAATAAATATGCCAG CTATAATTACTTGCAGACGCGGAGCCCTGGTCTGGACCAATTAACAGAGATAGTGAAGAGCAGCCTGAGTGACAAATTTGTTTTTAGTCCATCCACTGCTGAGAGGAAGCCGTACATTGCTGTGGATACCTACACACCTCCTCCACAGCAACAAAATGATAATCGCATTCAGAGTGACTTTGTGGTGCATCAGGTTACTGTCCAAGTCCCCTTCCAGATCGAGGTTTTGTTTGAATCTGGAAGTTTTCATGACCGACCCAACCATCTAAAAGGCTCGGTGCTGTCTGAAGAGATTACGAGACTAAAGTTGTCTTATAATGAGAAGTTTGAGGAGACATTTGGACTTCAGGCCAAAGGGTTTACTCCAGCCCAGGTGAGGTTTGCCAAGGCTGCTTTAAGCAATATGCTTGGTGGCATGGGCTATTTTTTTGGACAGTCGGTGGTGCAGTCAATGCATAATGAGCACGCTGAGCTTTACCCTGAAGGTGCCTTGTTCACCGCAGTACCCTCACGCTCCTTCTCTCCGTGGGGTTTTCTGTGGGATGAGGGCTTCCACCAGCTTCTGATCAGTAAGTGGGATCCTCAAGTGACACGTGAGGCTGTTGCTCACTGGTTGGATTTGATCAATGTGGATGGGTGGATCCCACATGAGCAGATCCTGGGTGATGAGGCGCTCAGCAAGGTTCCTGCAGAGTTTGTGGTGCAGCGCACTGAAAATGCAAATCCACCTACATTCTTCCTAGTTCTGGAGGAGTTTCTGGAGCAGCTTGAGGCACGTCCGGGTGCACCACATTTTCGTGAAACTCTAACTTTTCTCCAAAGGCTGTATCCCCGACTGCAGGCATGGTTTGAGTGGTATAACACCACTCAAACTGGACCCTTGCCCAACTCTTATCGTTGGCGTGGCAGGGACAAGGACACCAACCAGTTTCTCAACCCTAAGACCTCGACTTCTGGGCTGGATGACTACCCACGCGCATCACATCCTTCAGAAGACGAAAGACATGTGGACTTGCACTGTTGGATGGTACTTGCATCACGGACCATGATGAGCATATCACGATTGCTTGGCGAACCCCATCAAGAATACGAGCGCACCTACCTGGCCCTCAGCGACAACAACCTTCTGAGTGAGTTGCACTGGTCTGAGCAGCATTATGCCTTCTGCGACTATGGTAACCACACTCGAGCTGTGTCACTGCAGCAAGAGCAGGTTGATGTGCCACCTGAAGGGATGAAGCAGGAGGAGCCAGTAATGGGTCTAGTGCGGTCAGTTCGCAAACCCCCTAAGCTTCAGTATGTGGATGCACTTGGATATGTTAGTTTATTTCCATTCTTGCTTCAAATCTTAAACCCTGGCTGTCAAAAATTAAAGTACATTTTGCATGACATTCGGGATCCTGATCACTTGTGGACACCGTACGGTTTGCGTTCACTTTCCCGTTCAGATCCAATGTATATGAAGCGTAATACAGAACATGGTGCCCCCTACTGGCGTGGTGCTATATGGATCAATATCAACTACCTGGCACTAAAGGCCCTACACCATTACAGCAGTATAGAAGGACCATACAAAGAGAAGGCTGCTAGTCTTTATCAAGAGCTCAGAACTAATGTCATCAATAACATGTTCAAACAGTATCAAGAAACTGGATATATCTGGCAACATTACAGTGACAGCACAGGTCAAGGACAAGGTAGCCACCCTTTCACTGGCTGGTCTTCCCTGATTGTTCTCATCATGGCTGAAGAGTACTGA
- the LOC128508808 gene encoding early growth response protein 1, translating into MLNNVDLNSQDSFYPQFDTCNDSAIGMMDTKEHQDVFMEPERAAPTQFAHDPTVTPKTEPTSADQYSSCHGPKGSYDASLSYSGSFYVEACQGAPCSAETLLNMITEIVGISTGPVPEAQQQQQHQHQQQEDAQHQSDTSAPQDPSSSSSSSSSSSSSTQPGTFPVVVKSEFENTGGCYYEWNSFGKADSYGFATSGDFSSEHHHHHHHQQQQHHHHHQVDMKELLDSLSGPDMEFKVEATGIKQEQGFGDACSQSFGAFNYSVMDAQSSSLLKPGVFPNFQSMPGPGQCEPPPPPPPAPTYATSTIDSLLYSTLLPPEPLAPTRTRAPKRKSSSAASSSSSSSSSSSSSTTKEKPFTCPMGSCDRRFSRSDELNRHIRIHTGHKPFRCRVCARSFSRSDHLTTHTRTHTGEKPFACDVCGKRFARSDERKRHGRVHLRHKEKTQELGAWPFALPEAI; encoded by the exons atgctCAACAACGTCGATTTGAACTCTCAGGACTCTTTCTACCCCCAGTTTGACACCTGTAACGACTCAGCCATCGGAATGATGGACACTAAGGAGCATCAGGATGTCTTCATGGAGCCTGAGCGCGCAGCACCTACTCAGTTCGCACACG ATCCAACAGTCACTCCCAAAACCGAGCCCACCAGCGCGGATCAATACTCCTCCTGTCACGGCCCTAAGGGAAGCTACGACGCCTCGCTGTCCTACTCGGGCAGCTTCTACGTGGAGGCGTGTCAGGGCGCCCCCTGCAGCGCGGAAACGCTGCTCAACATGATCACCGAGATCGTGGGCATCTCCACGGGCCCGGTTCCAGAAgcgcagcagcagcaacaacatcaacatcaacaacaaGAAGATGCGCAACATCAAAGCGATACGAGTGCACCCCAGGATCCttcatcctcctcatcctcctcctcctcctcctcatcctccaccCAGCCCGGGACGTTCCCCGTGGTCGTGAAAAGTGAGTTTGAGAACACCGGAGGCTGCTATTACGAGTGGAACTCCTTCGGCAAAGCTGACAGCTATGGGTTTGCAACATCTGGCGACTTTTCATCcgagcatcatcatcatcatcatcatcaacaacaacaacatcatcatcatcatcaggtgGATATGAAAGAGCTGCTGGACTCGCTGTCCGGTCCTGACATGGAGTTCAAGGTGGAAGCCACCGGAATTAAGCAGGAGCAAGGCTTCGGGGACGCTTGTAGTCAGAGTTTTGGCGCGTTTAACTACAGCGTCATGGACGCGCAGTCGAGCAGCCTCCTGAAACCCGGTGTGTTTCCAAACTTCCAGTCCATGCCCGGTCCGGGACAGTGCGagcctcctcctccccctcctcctgcTCCGACCTACGCGACCTCCACCATCGATTCGCTCCTGTACTCCACCTTGCTTCCCCCAGAGCCGCTGGCACCGACGCGCACACGCGCCCCGAAGCGCAAGAGCAGCTCCGCCGCCTCCTCCTCttcatcttcctcctcctcttcctcctcctccacgaCCAAGGAGAAGCCCTTCACGTGTCCGATGGGCTCCTGCGaccggcgcttctcccgctcgGACGAGCTCAACCGGCACATCCGCATCCACACGGGCCACAAGCCGTTCCGGTGCCGCGTGTGCGCGCGGAGCTTCAGCCGCAGCGACCACCTGACcacgcacacgcgcacgcacaccgGGGAGAAGCCGTTCGCCTGCGACGTCTGCGGGAAGCGGTTCGCGCGCAGCGACGAGCGCAAGCGGCACGGCCGGGTGCACCTCCGGCACAAGGAGAAGACGCAGGAGCTCGGCGCGTGGCCCTTCGCCCTCCCCGAGGCCATCTGA